The Roseovarius sp. EL26 genome has a window encoding:
- a CDS encoding TetR/AcrR family transcriptional regulator — MEAAEKVFAELGYAGATTQLIADAAGLPKANVHYYFKTKEEIYRRVVYNIFDIWMEAAAVFDTDLGPKESLSRYIDKKMDLARSHPDGSKVWAAEIMHGAPIIQDYLEGELLEWANDRSAHIQRWIANGEMAPIDPSHLLYMIWSTTQHYADFGHQISTLNGGRPFSDAQWKAAKLSIKTVILKGVGLSTE, encoded by the coding sequence TTGGAAGCCGCTGAAAAAGTCTTTGCAGAATTGGGTTATGCCGGGGCGACAACGCAGCTAATCGCAGATGCAGCGGGCCTGCCAAAAGCCAATGTGCATTACTATTTCAAGACCAAAGAAGAGATCTACCGGCGTGTCGTTTACAACATTTTTGATATATGGATGGAAGCAGCAGCAGTTTTTGACACTGACCTTGGTCCTAAAGAATCCTTAAGTCGATACATCGATAAAAAGATGGATTTGGCCCGTAGTCACCCTGACGGATCAAAGGTCTGGGCAGCAGAAATCATGCATGGTGCGCCCATCATTCAGGATTATCTCGAAGGCGAATTGCTGGAATGGGCCAATGATCGTAGCGCGCATATACAACGCTGGATCGCTAACGGAGAAATGGCCCCCATTGATCCATCTCATTTACTATACATGATTTGGTCAACAACGCAGCATTATGCCGATTTCGGGCATCAGATCAGCACATTGAATGGCGGCAGGCCTTTTAGCGATGCACAATGGAAAGCTGCGAAGTTATCGATTAAGACCGTGATCCTGAAAGGTGTTGGCCTTTCCACGGAGTAG
- a CDS encoding TetR family transcriptional regulator C-terminal domain-containing protein gives MARSQATRKPTRIQREKTQSILEAALDVFSDNGFRGSTIDMIAVRAGLSKPNILYYFDSKEAIHKALLAGLLETWLAPLQEMDEDGDPIEEICKYVALKLKMSQHFPRESKLFANEVLQGAPHILTEIEGGLKDLVSSKARAITRWAEEGKIANVDPYHLFFSIWATTQHYADFDIQIRSVLDDGKDPFETAGPFLDNMFRAMLEPKAR, from the coding sequence ATGGCCCGTTCACAAGCAACCCGTAAACCAACCCGTATCCAACGGGAAAAAACCCAATCCATTCTGGAGGCGGCTTTGGATGTGTTTTCAGACAACGGCTTTCGCGGTTCGACGATTGATATGATCGCGGTGCGTGCAGGCCTGTCAAAGCCAAACATACTGTATTATTTTGATAGTAAGGAAGCCATTCACAAGGCTCTGCTTGCAGGACTGTTGGAGACATGGCTGGCCCCGTTGCAGGAAATGGACGAAGACGGTGACCCCATTGAGGAAATCTGCAAATACGTCGCGTTGAAACTGAAGATGTCGCAGCATTTTCCGCGTGAAAGCAAACTTTTCGCCAACGAAGTTCTGCAAGGCGCGCCGCATATCCTGACCGAGATTGAGGGCGGTTTGAAAGATCTGGTCTCATCCAAGGCGCGTGCGATCACGCGTTGGGCCGAAGAAGGGAAAATCGCGAACGTTGACCCCTATCATCTGTTCTTTTCGATCTGGGCAACCACACAGCACTATGCGGATTTTGATATCCAGATTCGCTCTGTTCTAGACGACGGCAAAGACCCGTTTGAAACAGCCGGGCCGTTTTTGGACAATATGTTTCGGGCGATGCTGGAGCCGAAGGCAAGATGA